The following coding sequences are from one Gossypium hirsutum isolate 1008001.06 chromosome A12, Gossypium_hirsutum_v2.1, whole genome shotgun sequence window:
- the LOC107895896 gene encoding uncharacterized protein, which produces MAEYEAEFLRLSCYARRIVVIDYEHCARFEDGLRENLRVFIAPYREHDFSALVEKAKIVEEVKIRPKKKARSDRPVRVGPPTTPSGVVLCGHYGRRHPVIEGSSAATRGRGQARGGNGMGQGHRALGRGVGPTEVKQPALVYAARRRKDRDSTDAITSIGSTHSYIASTVSETLGTLVESTDSEMTTDLMELPFEEFDLLLGMDWLVKNRVRLDCVMKRVVLRTEEDTELVRKGCEAFLAYASGDSPVKDIYTVKDFSDVFPTELPGLPLSREMEFGIELIPGTASVSIVPYRMAPKKITELKAQIQELLDREFIYPSYHHLRVTEVDMYKTAFTTRYGHYEFLVMPFGLTNVPAAFLDLMNLVF; this is translated from the exons atggccgagtatgaggctgagttccTAAGGTTGAGCTGTTATGCGCGGCGTATAGTGGTGATCGATTATGAGCACTGTGCtcgctttgaggatggtcttagggaAAATTTGCGAGTCTTTATAGCTCCGTATAGGGAGCATGATTTTTCTGCTCTAGTTGAGAAGGCAAAGATCGTTGAAGAAGTAAA GataaggcctaagaaaaaggccagatctgATCGGCCAGTGAGAGTTGGGCCTCCTACTACACCTTCTGGGGTGGTGCTTTGTGGACACTATGGTAGACGCCATCCGG TCATCGAGGGAAGTTCAGCAGCCACCAGGGGCCGAGGTCAGGCCAGGGGTGGTAACGGCATGGGCCAAGGACATAGAGCACTGGGCAGAGGTGTTGGACCGACAGAGGTGAAGCAGCCTGCTTTGGTCTATGCTGCTCGTCGTCGTAAGGACAGAGATTCTACGGATGCCATTACGa GCATAGGCTCTACACACTCTTACATTGCTAGCACTGTGTCTGAAACTTTGGGGACTCTAGTTGAGAGTACTGATAGTGAGATGACT ACTGATTTGATGGAGCTTCCATTTGAGGAATTTGATTTGTTATTAGGAATGGATTGGCTGGTAAAGAACCGAGTGAGGCTGGATTGTGTGATGAAGAGAGTTGTCTTAAGAACTGAGGAGGATACTGAG TTAGTACGTAAAGGATGTGAAGCGTTCTTGGCCTATGCTTCTGGGGACTCTCCAGTAAAGGATATTTACACTGTAAAGGATTTTTCAGATGTCTTTCCTActgaactaccaggtttgcctctgAGTCGAGAAATGGAATTTGGTATCGAGCTTATTCCGGGTACAGCTTCGGTGTCTATTGTACCCTACCGAATGGCACCGAAGAAGAttacggagcttaaggctcaaattcaggaGTTGTTGGATCGAGAGTTCATTTATccca GTTATCATCACTTGAGGGTTACAGAAGTTGATATGTATAAGACGGCATTTacgactcgttatggtcactacgagttcttagtgatgccctTTGGATTGACGAATGTACCAGCGGCATTCTTGGACTTGATGAACCTAGTGTTCTAG